The Ciona intestinalis chromosome 11, KH, whole genome shotgun sequence genome has a segment encoding these proteins:
- the LOC100179331 gene encoding cytochrome P450 2D28-like, with the protein MEISVQSISSIFDTILLVFIVSYLTWHFWNQRSAWAPPGPRGLPFIGAITSIRKHPEHAMMKWNQQYGPVCMVRFGFKDILLLGSYEAAHEALVKNMDLADRPSNGIAVFKGGKGILMTKFGSYHQEQRRFSLNKLREYGMGRRALEPTILLYSNELCERIEKFGSKPFYIDMEIYKAISSTICHIVFGHNVIEENEDFKEIINTLNKKSKLNVLSGILAFAPFLRFLPVFSTIHAKSVNFQQTLHALVRQEISEHEKTRDPKEPRDYIDSFLNEMDKAKSTMQESETTQTTGGESIEGFRGQVDPNWKQYSSFTYEQLVAMCRDLFMAGTDTTSSTTSWIILFLCRYPEVQRKMQEEADQVLGSNGEPKMALAEKMPYTRAVIQEINRIRPNVPLSVPHYSSKDTMVMGYKIPKDTIVLTNIWGIHHDEKLWKNPYDFNPERHLDSNGKFIKSSKVIQFNIGLRSCLGQQLANMELFLVTVSIFRQFSFSFNPGDKIDMEGESVIALRPYSYRVIAEKRM; encoded by the exons atggaaatttcCGTACAATCCATAAGTTCAATATTTGATACAATTTTAttggtttttattgtttcctATTTAACATGGCACTTCTGGAACCAGAGATCAGCATGGGCTCCCCCAGGACCCCGAGGACTTCCCTTCATTGGGGCAATCACATCCATACGAAAACACCCCGAGCATGCAATGATGAAATGGAACCAACAATATGGTCCTGTTTGTATGGTTAGATTTGGGTTTAAAGATATCCTGCTATTGGGAAGTTACGAAGCTGCTCATGAAGCACTGGTTAAGAATATGGACCTTGCTGACAGACCATCAAATGGCATTGCTGTGTTTAAAGGGGGCAAGGGAATTTTGATGACAAAGTTTGGTTCGTATCATCAGGAGCAAAGAAGattcagtttaaataaacttcgGGAATATGGAATGGGAAGAAGAGCTCTAGAACCAACAATCCTCCTTTATTCGAATGAACTTTGTGAAAGGATTGAAAAGTTTGGGTCCAAACCTTTCTACATAGATATGGAAATATACAAAGCTATATCAAGCACCATATGCCACATTGTATTTGGGCACAACGTGattgaagaaaatgaagaCTTCAAGGAAATCATCaacacattaaacaaaaagagcAAGCTAAATGTCTTATCTGGCATCCTTGCATTTGCTCCATTTTTACGATTTCTACCCGTGTTCAGCACCATTCATGCAAAAAGCGTGAACTTTCAGCAGACACTTCATGCTCTAGTGAGGCAGGAGATCAGTGAACATGAGAAGACCCGTGATCCAAAAGAACCTCGCGACTACATTGACAGCTTTCTTAATGAAATGGATAAAGCAAAATCCACAATGCAAG AGTCAGAAACTACACAGACAACTGGTGGTGAAAGTATTGAGGGATTCAGGGGACAGGTGGACCCAAATTGGAAACAGTATAGCTCTTTTACATATGAGCAACTTGTGGCAATG TGTCGAGATCTCTTCATGGCGGGAACCGATACAACATCATCAACAACTTCTTGGATCATTCTCTTCCTCTGTCGATACCCGGAGGTTCAGAGGAAGATGCAAGAAGAAGCGGATCAAGTTCTTGGATCAAATGGAGAACCAAAGATGGCACTTGCTGAGAAGATGCCTTACACGCGAGCTGTTATTCAG GAAATTAACCGGATACGCCCAAATGTCCCACTCTCTGTACCTCACTATTCCTCTAAGGATACAATGGTCATGGGATACAAGATTCCAAAGGACACCATCGTACTAACTAACATCTGGGGAATTCACCATGATGAGAAACTGTGGAAAAACCCATACGACTTTAATCCAGAGAGGCATCTTGATTCAAATGGCAAGTTTATTAAATCAAGCAAAGTAATTCAGTTTAATATCGGTCTCCGAAGCTGCCTTGGTCAACAGCTGGCAAACATGGAGTTGTTCTTGGTCACAGTATCAATTTTCCGACAATTTTCTTTCTCGTTTAATCCAGGGGATAAGATAGACATGGAAGGTGAGAGCGTAATTGCTTTAAGACCTTACTCATACAGGGTAATTGCTGAAAAAcgaatgtaa
- the LOC100180118 gene encoding uncharacterized protein LOC100180118 encodes MHLTANGSSMEASRSLNIPGGTTDGLEAIHLRASNLALTRFDERMPFRSPGGGQESRNNFNHSTTKSFHSRVALAKPSIDRRNNFDNNDGLAVTLSKRLSMVIPGSQTEIAPEPQNKPKPSVLKQLMTQRRRKVVVLIATFAMISIIGFILTVIYAASLTSQVGLIISIIMFIIGTFGAAISTFVFNKPDLETKERIRRREDIFSMFKKIEFEENEKETSTFLSERIIPRAPSGGSDHNILIIK; translated from the exons atgcACTTAACAGCAAACGGAAGTTCTATGGAAGCATCGAGGTCGTTGAACATTCCTG GAGGAACAACTGATGGCCTTGAAGCAATTCATCTTCGTGCTTCGAATCTCGCTTTGACTCGATTTGATGAACGCATGCCATTCCGTTCGCCAGGTGGCGGACAGGAGTCAAGGAATAATTTTAATCAC AGCACGACAAAATCTTTTCATTCTCGGGTCGCTTTAGCCAAACCATCTATTGACCGAAGAAATAATTTCGATAATAACGATGGTCTAGCTGTGACGTTATCAAAGCGATTGTCAATGGTTATTCCAGGAAGTCAG ACTGAGATCGCCCCAGAGCCACAGAACAAACCTAAACCAAGCGTCCTGAAACAGCTAATGACTCAACGACGCCGCAAAGTGGTTGTTTTGATTGCCACATTCGCTATGATTTCcattattg GTTTTATTCTCACTGTCATATACGCCGCTTCTTTGACGTCACAAGTTGGTTTGATAATAAgcattattatgtttataatcGGTACATTTGGTGCCGCGATCTCAACTTTTGTCTTCAACAAACCTGACCTAGAAACAAAG GAACGCATTCGACGCCGAGAAgatattttttcaatgtttaaaaaaatcgaattcgaagaaaatgaaaaagaaacatCCACGTTTCTCTCCGAAAGAATTATACCACGAGCGCCATCTGGCGGCAGTgatcacaatattttaattataaaataa
- the LOC100176991 gene encoding UNC93-like protein isoform X2: MEETKSEVSVDPKKAKKVRMHYFGILVGLILLFSGYTSILVLQSSINIKEGLGSQMMTITYIVTFLSSFFISPLFIRVVGVKKALMLGELGYVLYVAANFYPSPAVLYIAGVLGGLSESIYWIPVGIIYVHYGMKYHRYTGRPAEQCVAEFAGLLLGLFVINQIIGNLFSFVVLHLFPPNSTATINTTIRTTDDQFLYCGANDCQDPNVTTAHIDQYVPTNPVALYVLLSVLLFIMFIGAGIHMWLVPEIELESNKRKNSTLKLDGKEGIPLNDKGDSGENEEKTSILKLVIQTMKDTIKQLTMMRQVLIIPLSIYLGMFCGFSISELTRAWTSCILGVSQVGICLILYGVVSGTFCIVSGKILGRYGCLPILVIQLILDISFYLVCLLWVPTVSTTWVVYVLFCMAGFSASGAQVNIGSILEILKPRK, encoded by the exons ATGGAAGAAACAAAATCAGAAGTTTCAGTTGATCCgaaaaaagccaaaaaagtTCGAATGCATTACTTTGGAATTTTGGTCGGCTTGATTCTTTTATTTAGTGGTTACACATCTATACTAGTTCTTCAGTcaagtataaatattaaagaagGGTTAG GATCACAAATGATGACAATCACTTACATTGTTACGTTCCTATCTTCCTTCTTTATTTCCCCACTATTCATCCGGGTTGTTGGAGTGAAAAAGGCACTCATGCTTGGAGAGTTGGGCTATGTCCTCTATGTAGCTGCAAACTTCTATCCAT CTCCTGCCGTGTTGTACATTGCTGGCGTACTAGGTGGACTTAGTGAGTCAATATACTGGATTCCTGTCGGAATAATTTATGTTCATTATGGAATGAAATACCACAGGTATACAGGACGGCCAGCAGAACAATGTGTTGCTGAATTTGCTGGTTTATTACTTGGATTGTTTGTTATTAATCAG ATTATTGGAAATTTATTCTCGTTTGttgtattacatttatttcctCCCAATTCAACTGCAACAATCAACACAACAATAAGAACTACTGATGATCAATTTCTTTACTGTGGGGCGAATGATTGTCAAGATCCCAATGTAACTACAGCGCACATTGACCAATATGTCCCTACTAACCCAGTGGCATTATATGTCCTTTTATCTGTGCTGCTGTTCATCATGTTCATTGGTGCCGGCATTCATATGTGGCTGGTACCTGAAATAGAACTTGAatcaaacaaaagaaaaaattctACTTTAAAACTTGATGGTAAAGAGGGAATACCACTGAATGACAAAGGAGATTCAGGAGAAAATGAGGAAAAAACCTCC ATTTTGAAGTTGGTCATACAAACAATGAAAGATACAATCAAACAGCTGACAATGATGAGacaagttttaataattcCTTTGTCCATCTACCTTGGAATGTTCTGTGGATTCAGCATCAGTGAACTGACAAGAGCTTGGACATCATGTATTCTGGGTGTATCCCAG GTTGGGATTTGCTTGATTCTGTATGGTGTGGTGAGTGGGACTTTCTGTATTGTCAGTGGAAAAATCCTTGGGCGATACGGGTGTCTTCCTATTTTGGTTATTCAACTTATACTCGATATAAGTTTTTACTTGGTCTGTTTGTTATGGGTCCCAACTGTTTCTACAACTTGGGTGGTTTATGTCTTGTTTTGTATGGCTGGATTTTCAGCATCAGGTGCACAAGTCAATATTGGAT caaTCTTAGAGATTCTAAAGCCAAGAAAATAA
- the LOC100187225 gene encoding protein unc-93 homolog A-like isoform X1 translates to MEETKSEVSVDPKKARKVRIHYFGILVGLILLFSGYTSMLVLQSSINIKGGLGSQMMTITYIVTFLSSFFSPLFIRVVGVKKALMLGELGYVLYVAANFYPTPAVLYIAGVLGGLSETIYWIPLGIIYVHYGMKYHRCTGRPAEQCVAEFAGLLLGLFVINQIVGNSFSFVVLHLFPPNSTTTINTTITSTDDQFLYCGANDCQDPNVTTAHIDQYVPTNPVALYVLLSVLLFIMFIGAGIHMWLVPEIELESNKRKSSTLKLDGEEGIPMNDKGDSGENEENNSMLKLVIRTMKDTIKQLTMMRQVLIIPLSIYLGMFCGFSISELTRAWASCILGVSQVGICLILYGVVNGIFCIVSGKILGRYGCLPIFFIQLISDMSFYMVCLFWVPTVSTTWVVYVLFCMAGFSASVAQVNVGYKYGQFPNKEISFMFWGLTFAAGFIIEFSASTAFCVSTKIYYHIATLLFSVFLAGFLEILKLRK, encoded by the exons atggaagaAACAAAATCAGAAGTTTCAGTTGATCCGAAAAAAGCAAGAAAAGTTCGAATACATTACTTTGGAATTTTAGTGGGCTTGATTCTTTTATTTAGCGGTTACACATCTATGCTAGTTCTTCAGTcaagtataaatattaaaggaGGTTTAG gATCCCAAATGATGACAATCACTTACATTGTTACGTTCCTATCTTCCTTCTTTTCCCCACTATTCATCAGGGTTGTTGGAGTGAAAAAGGCACTCATGCTTGGAGAGTTGGGCTATGTCCTCTATGTAGCTGCAAACTTTTATCCAA CTCCTGCCGTGTTGTACATTGCTGGTGTACTAGGTGGACTTAGTGAGACAATATACTGGATTCCCCTTGGAATAATTTATGTTCATTATGGAATGAAATACCACAGGTGTACAGGACGGCCAGCAGAACAATGTGTTGCTGAATTTGCTGGTTTATTACTTGGATTGTTTGTTATTAATCAG ATCGTTGGAAATTCATTCTCGTTTGTTGTGTTGCATTTATTTCCTCCCAATTCAACTACAACAATCAACACAACAATAACATCTACAGATGATCAATTTCTTTACTGTGGGGCGAATGATTGTCAAGATCCCAATGTAACTACAGCGCACATTGACCAATATGTCCCTACTAACCCAGTGGCGTTATATGTCCTTTTATCTGTGCTGCTGTTCATCATGTTCATTGGTGCCGGCATTCATATGTGGCTGGTACCTGAAATAGAACTTGAatcaaacaaaagaaaaagttcTACTTTAAAACTTGATGGTGAAGAGGGAATACCAATGAATGACAAAGGAGATTCAGGAGAAAATGAGGAAAACAACTCA ATGTTGAAGTTGGTCATACGAACAATGAAAGATACAATCAAACAACTGACAATGATGAGacaagttttaataattcCTTTGTCCATCTACCTTGGAATGTTCTGTGGATTCAGCATCAGTGAACTGACAAGAGCTTGGGCATCATGTATTCTGGGTGTATCCCAG GTTGGGATTTGCTTAATTCTGTATGGTGTGGTGAATGGGATCTTCTGTATTGTCAGTGGAAAAATCCTTGGGCGATACGGGTGtctgcctattttctttattCAACTTATATCTGATATGAGTTTCTACATGGTCTGTTTGTTTTGGGTCCCAACTGTTTCTACAACTTGGGTGGTTTATGTCTTGTTTTGTATGGCTGGATTTTCAGCATCAGTGGCACAAGTCAATGTTGGAT atAAATATGGACAGTTTCCAAACAAGGAAATCTCTTTTATGTTCTGGGGCCTAACATTTGCTGCTGGATTCATTATAGAGTTTAGTGCAAGCACTGCCTTTTGTGTTAGTACAAAGATCTACTATCATATTGCAACCTTgcttttttcagtttttttagcAG GGTTTTTAGAGATTCTTAAACTAAGAAAATAA
- the LOC100184831 gene encoding uncharacterized protein LOC100184831 — MSLNLFRCVICKRAFFDESRRNEHTMSEHRKSSFPTSNSTVSAAEKSCLNTTTRPVQNCEFSKHKPFKPTSVNIKHSKHRERRNMSRARHYAGRRLSGQFQYLLKHLDQLWPPDENSKIEGLKRFRKLGWLLSKITGHNYSKEKHGSVKIVQVLNHEFCQNKHLNEERIREIQVKTGVSQLYIKAWFKWKKNLELTTSPKKVLQESFYSCQYPSQETIKTIASVITSTPQKVESWFLISRVIADILDPSANDTKEMVLWRLFRLRFGEGLQNSDVKLASYLLDMKVEIVMKIFQIWCGRFGVANHMNAETYEAGGNEMTQTLQHVQTHTEHGSDGVCIDDDSGGKSGDDTIYQSFLRLNYSAEVSDDSDDNVMVNTAKETPHVAKESSASLTAEKKLINTKSLINTVENVEGASVVQTSVVLTPTATVQAQTPMTQIFLANSNSFATGKNVAIKERGNAGKNENVSATKHLPSITKGGASVCEQVGKASFPFQPYVKVEVNSNEADKEESISLSDTIKVGDRVGATKATVGNKRRNVKLEVTEAFGTQNENFSGGMVPRVVIPPEERMCDERIIYKGIFYQKETNQHPNSSNEHQKILNQGKDFLSQHPGTSDQQQDTLDQYSDSLPQHQVFLNQHLDSFNEDFLRQDPDFSNQDPKYLEQQLDSLGEDQEFSDQHPDILEQDPNSLDQHPDLSDHSLIYEVLRKLRRKQRKKGIPPKVNVAGVALAHHLVGRAKKKKFSQLKNYRSFLEEKTPRDDDVIFVGSWTKPKLVNKKKLDLTSVLRSCVEDDITFSRNMPHGHGNHYVLELPSIVDPPNAVESLYQVIGESQGTST; from the exons ATGtcgttaaatttatttcgcTGCGTTATTTGCAAACGAGCTTTCTTTGACGAATCAAGAAGAAACGAACATACAATGTCGGAGCACAGAAAAAGTTCGTTTCCAACTTCTAATTCAACAGTTTCTGCAGCTGAAAAGAGTTGCTTAAATACGACTACGAGACCCGTTCAAAATTGCGAGTTTTCAAAACACAAACCCTTTAAACCAACAagtgtaaacataaaacattcaaaacatCGTGAACGACGAAATATGTCACGGGCACGGCATTATGCAGGACGAAGACTGAGTGGGCAGTTCCAGTATTTGTTAAAGCATTTGGACCAACTGTGGCCACCAGATGAGAATTCAAAAATTGAAGGGTTAAAACGATTTCGGAAACTAGGTTGGCTTTTATCAAAGATAACAG GTCATAATTATTCCAAAGAAAAACATGGTTCTGTAAAAATTGTTCAAGTCCTTAATCATGAGTTCtgtcaaaacaaacatttaaatgaaGAAAGAATCCGAGAAATTCAAGTCAAGACAGGGGTTTctcaactttatattaaagcTTGGTTTAAATGGAAAAAGAACTTGGAATTGACGACTTCACCAAAGAAG GTTCTGCAAGAATCATTTTATTCATGTCAGTATCCATCGCAAGAAACGATCAAAACTATTGCCAGTGTAATAACTTCGACTCCACAAAAAGTCGAGTCATGGTTTCTAATATCACGAGTCATCGCTGACATACTTGATCCATCAGCTAATGATACAAAAGAAATG GTGTTATGGAGGTTGTTTCGTCTAAGGTTTGGAGAAGGTTTGCAAAACTCTGACGTGAAACTCGCTTCTTATCTTCTTGATATGAAAGTTGAAATTGTCATGAAGATCTTCCAAATATGGTGTGGTAGGTTTGGTGTTGCTAACCATATGAATGCCGAAACATATGAAGCTGGAGGAAATGAAATGACGCAAACATTGCAACATGTTCAAACACATACAGAACATGGTAGCGATGGTGTTTGTATTGACGATGATAGTGGGGGAAAATCTGGTGATGATACAATTTATCAATCTTTCTTAAGACTTAACTACAGTGCAGAAGTTAGTGATGACAGCGATGATAATGTGATGGTCAACACTGCAAAAGAAACACCCCATGTTGCCAAGGAAAGCAGTGCTTCACTAACTGCAGagaaaaagttaataaatacaaaaagtttgaTAAACACTGTGGAAAATGTAGAGGGTGCTTCTGTGGTTCAAACATCTGTTGTTTTGACGCCGACTGCTACAGTCCAAGCTCAAACGCCTATGACAcaaatttttttggcaaaCAGTAATTCATTCGCTACAGGTAAAAATGTGGCAATAAAAGAAAGGGGTAATGCTGGCAAAAATGAAAACGTTAGTGCTACAAAACATTTGCCTTCTATTACCAAAGGTGGTGCTTCTGTATGTGAACAAGTTGGAAAGGCGAGCTTCCCATTTCAGCCGTATGTTAAAGTGGAGGTTAATTCCAATGAAGCTGATAAAGAAGAAAGCATTAGTTTATCGGATACCATTAAGGTCGGAGATAGAGTTGGTGCTACTAAAGCAACAGTTGGAAACAAACGACGGAATGTGAAATTAGAG gttaCTGAGGCGTTTGGAACACAAAATG AAAACTTTTCTGGTGGAATGGTCCCTCGAGTGGTTATACCTCCAGAAGAAAGAATGTGTGATGAAAGAATCATTTATAAAGGCATCTTTTATCAAAAAGAAACCAACCAACATCCAAATTCATCAAATGAACATCAAAAAATACTAAACCAAGGTAAAGACTTCCTGAGCCAACATCCAGGGACATCAGATCAACAACAAGACACATTGGACCAATATTCCGACTCTTTACCTCAACATCAAGTGTTCTTGAACCAACATCTAGACTCTTTCAATGAAGATTTCTTACGCCAGGATCCTGACTTTTCAAATCAAGATCCAAAGTATTTGGAGCAACAACTGGACTCTTTAGGTGAAGATCAGGAGTTTTCGGACCAACATCCTGACATTTTGGAGCAAGATCCCAACTCTTTGGATCAACATCCAGATTTGTCCGACCATTCACTGATTTATGAAGTCCTTCGGAAGTTGCGGAGAAAACAGAGAAAGAAGGGGATTCCTCCAAAAGTGAATGTGGCTGGAGTGGCTCTTGCACACCACCTTGTGGGGAGagctaaaaagaaaaagttttcaCAATTGAAG AATTATCGTTCTTTCCTTGAAGAGAAAACACCGCGTGACGatgatgttatttttgttgggTCTTGGACCAAACCGAAGTTGGTGAATAAGAAAAAATTGGACTTAACTTCAGTTTTACGCAGCTGTGTTGAG GATGACATTACCTTTAGTAGAAACATGCCTCATGGACACGGAAACCACTATGTTTTAGAGTTACCAAGCATAGTAGACCCACCCAATGCTGTGGAGTCTTTGTACCAAGTTATTGGGG AGAGTCAAGGGACATCAACGTAG
- the LOC100176991 gene encoding UNC93-like protein isoform X1, with product MEETKSEVSVDPKKAKKVRMHYFGILVGLILLFSGYTSILVLQSSINIKEGLGSQMMTITYIVTFLSSFFISPLFIRVVGVKKALMLGELGYVLYVAANFYPSPAVLYIAGVLGGLSESIYWIPVGIIYVHYGMKYHRYTGRPAEQCVAEFAGLLLGLFVINQIIGNLFSFVVLHLFPPNSTATINTTIRTTDDQFLYCGANDCQDPNVTTAHIDQYVPTNPVALYVLLSVLLFIMFIGAGIHMWLVPEIELESNKRKNSTLKLDGKEGIPLNDKGDSGENEEKTSILKLVIQTMKDTIKQLTMMRQVLIIPLSIYLGMFCGFSISELTRAWTSCILGVSQVGICLILYGVVSGTFCIVSGKILGRYGCLPILVIQLILDISFYLVCLLWVPTVSTTWVVYVLFCMAGFSASGAQVNIGYKYGQFPNKEISFMFWSVTFAAGLIIEFSASTAFCVSTKIYYHIATLLVSVPLAAILEILKPRK from the exons ATGGAAGAAACAAAATCAGAAGTTTCAGTTGATCCgaaaaaagccaaaaaagtTCGAATGCATTACTTTGGAATTTTGGTCGGCTTGATTCTTTTATTTAGTGGTTACACATCTATACTAGTTCTTCAGTcaagtataaatattaaagaagGGTTAG GATCACAAATGATGACAATCACTTACATTGTTACGTTCCTATCTTCCTTCTTTATTTCCCCACTATTCATCCGGGTTGTTGGAGTGAAAAAGGCACTCATGCTTGGAGAGTTGGGCTATGTCCTCTATGTAGCTGCAAACTTCTATCCAT CTCCTGCCGTGTTGTACATTGCTGGCGTACTAGGTGGACTTAGTGAGTCAATATACTGGATTCCTGTCGGAATAATTTATGTTCATTATGGAATGAAATACCACAGGTATACAGGACGGCCAGCAGAACAATGTGTTGCTGAATTTGCTGGTTTATTACTTGGATTGTTTGTTATTAATCAG ATTATTGGAAATTTATTCTCGTTTGttgtattacatttatttcctCCCAATTCAACTGCAACAATCAACACAACAATAAGAACTACTGATGATCAATTTCTTTACTGTGGGGCGAATGATTGTCAAGATCCCAATGTAACTACAGCGCACATTGACCAATATGTCCCTACTAACCCAGTGGCATTATATGTCCTTTTATCTGTGCTGCTGTTCATCATGTTCATTGGTGCCGGCATTCATATGTGGCTGGTACCTGAAATAGAACTTGAatcaaacaaaagaaaaaattctACTTTAAAACTTGATGGTAAAGAGGGAATACCACTGAATGACAAAGGAGATTCAGGAGAAAATGAGGAAAAAACCTCC ATTTTGAAGTTGGTCATACAAACAATGAAAGATACAATCAAACAGCTGACAATGATGAGacaagttttaataattcCTTTGTCCATCTACCTTGGAATGTTCTGTGGATTCAGCATCAGTGAACTGACAAGAGCTTGGACATCATGTATTCTGGGTGTATCCCAG GTTGGGATTTGCTTGATTCTGTATGGTGTGGTGAGTGGGACTTTCTGTATTGTCAGTGGAAAAATCCTTGGGCGATACGGGTGTCTTCCTATTTTGGTTATTCAACTTATACTCGATATAAGTTTTTACTTGGTCTGTTTGTTATGGGTCCCAACTGTTTCTACAACTTGGGTGGTTTATGTCTTGTTTTGTATGGCTGGATTTTCAGCATCAGGTGCACAAGTCAATATTGGAT ATAAATATGGACAGTTtccaaacaaagaaatttcttTTATGTTCTGGAGCGTAACATTTGCTGCTGGATTAATTATAGAGTTTAGCGCAAGCACTGCCTTTTGTGTTAGTACAAAGATCTACTATCATATAGCAACCTTGCTTGTTTCAGTTCCTTTAGCAG caaTCTTAGAGATTCTAAAGCCAAGAAAATAA
- the LOC100187227 gene encoding uncharacterized protein C5orf49, whose protein sequence is MEIPVTIDNEVNDVFVKKGELPLSAQSAYSAIPTSREEARQFTYFNNEKKITSNSTYDRLFKWGDGFNNKLHRCDREHAKSRGLTVHDEEFNKPRPALTSTDYGHKLHLHVDHPDRKHVRIIKTKEFLSNNGITFSVEQGYGKVTPA, encoded by the exons ATGGAGATTCCGGTAACCATTGACAACGAGGTTAATGACGTATTTGTCAAAAAAGGGGAACTTCCTTTATCAGCACAAAGTGCTTATTCTGCGATTCCAACAAGTCGCGAGGAAGCCAGACAATTTACCTATTTTAACAACGAAAAGAAG ATCACAAGTAATTCAACATATGACCGACTGTTTAAGTGGGGTGATGGTTTCAACAATAAACTTCATCGTTGTGACAGAGAACATGCAAAGAGTAGAGGACTTACAGTTCATGATGAG gagTTCAACAAACCTCGTCCCGCATTGACGTCAACAGATTACGGACACAAACTTCATCTTCATGTTGACCATCCAGATCGCAAACATGTTCGAATCATCAAAACAAAAGAATTTCTCTCCAACAATGGAATTACTTTCTCTGTGGAGCAAGGTTATGGAAAGGTCACCCCAGCATGA
- the LOC100187225 gene encoding UNC93-like protein isoform X2, producing the protein MEETKSEVSVDPKKARKVRIHYFGILVGLILLFSGYTSMLVLQSSINIKGGLGSQMMTITYIVTFLSSFFSPLFIRVVGVKKALMLGELGYVLYVAANFYPTPAVLYIAGVLGGLSETIYWIPLGIIYVHYGMKYHRCTGRPAEQCVAEFAGLLLGLFVINQIVGNSFSFVVLHLFPPNSTTTINTTITSTDDQFLYCGANDCQDPNVTTAHIDQYVPTNPVALYVLLSVLLFIMFIGAGIHMWLVPEIELESNKRKSSTLKLDGEEGIPMNDKGDSGENEENNSMLKLVIRTMKDTIKQLTMMRQVLIIPLSIYLGMFCGFSISELTRAWASCILGVSQVGICLILYGVVNGIFCIVSGKILGRYGCLPIFFIQLISDMSFYMVCLFWVPTVSTTWVVYVLFCMAGFSASVAQVNVGWFLEILKLRK; encoded by the exons atggaagaAACAAAATCAGAAGTTTCAGTTGATCCGAAAAAAGCAAGAAAAGTTCGAATACATTACTTTGGAATTTTAGTGGGCTTGATTCTTTTATTTAGCGGTTACACATCTATGCTAGTTCTTCAGTcaagtataaatattaaaggaGGTTTAG gATCCCAAATGATGACAATCACTTACATTGTTACGTTCCTATCTTCCTTCTTTTCCCCACTATTCATCAGGGTTGTTGGAGTGAAAAAGGCACTCATGCTTGGAGAGTTGGGCTATGTCCTCTATGTAGCTGCAAACTTTTATCCAA CTCCTGCCGTGTTGTACATTGCTGGTGTACTAGGTGGACTTAGTGAGACAATATACTGGATTCCCCTTGGAATAATTTATGTTCATTATGGAATGAAATACCACAGGTGTACAGGACGGCCAGCAGAACAATGTGTTGCTGAATTTGCTGGTTTATTACTTGGATTGTTTGTTATTAATCAG ATCGTTGGAAATTCATTCTCGTTTGTTGTGTTGCATTTATTTCCTCCCAATTCAACTACAACAATCAACACAACAATAACATCTACAGATGATCAATTTCTTTACTGTGGGGCGAATGATTGTCAAGATCCCAATGTAACTACAGCGCACATTGACCAATATGTCCCTACTAACCCAGTGGCGTTATATGTCCTTTTATCTGTGCTGCTGTTCATCATGTTCATTGGTGCCGGCATTCATATGTGGCTGGTACCTGAAATAGAACTTGAatcaaacaaaagaaaaagttcTACTTTAAAACTTGATGGTGAAGAGGGAATACCAATGAATGACAAAGGAGATTCAGGAGAAAATGAGGAAAACAACTCA ATGTTGAAGTTGGTCATACGAACAATGAAAGATACAATCAAACAACTGACAATGATGAGacaagttttaataattcCTTTGTCCATCTACCTTGGAATGTTCTGTGGATTCAGCATCAGTGAACTGACAAGAGCTTGGGCATCATGTATTCTGGGTGTATCCCAG GTTGGGATTTGCTTAATTCTGTATGGTGTGGTGAATGGGATCTTCTGTATTGTCAGTGGAAAAATCCTTGGGCGATACGGGTGtctgcctattttctttattCAACTTATATCTGATATGAGTTTCTACATGGTCTGTTTGTTTTGGGTCCCAACTGTTTCTACAACTTGGGTGGTTTATGTCTTGTTTTGTATGGCTGGATTTTCAGCATCAGTGGCACAAGTCAATGTTGGAT GGTTTTTAGAGATTCTTAAACTAAGAAAATAA